A region from the Aegilops tauschii subsp. strangulata cultivar AL8/78 chromosome 5, Aet v6.0, whole genome shotgun sequence genome encodes:
- the LOC123494063 gene encoding uncharacterized protein encodes MKYLMLNSSCVISYAIDNLPSCVPKVETLTIHSSYEIINAPVASSKFRHLKILNIYLAGLHSHRDYDYLSLVSFFDASPLLEKFVLSVSRVQSKYDWFEGDPSSLRQMSEHRHRNLKSVKISSFCPQKSMVELARHILENATSLECFTLDTTPASYRCSGDILDRKCPPLETECIRDAHKSLLAVRAYIDGKVPSTVKLTLPGPCNRCYAL; translated from the exons ATGAAGTACCTGATGTTGAACAGTAGCTGTGTCATCAGTTATGCTATTGACAACCTTCCTTCCTGTGTGCCAAAAGTTGAGACTCTCACCATACATTCTAGTTATGAG ATAATTAATGCACCAGTGGCATCTAGCAAATTTCGCCACCTCAAGATCTTGAATATTTATCTTGCGGGACTCCATTCTCATCGGGACTATGATTATTTAtccttagtttctttttttgacgCTTCTCCTTTGTTGGAAAAGTTTGTCTTGTCT GTATCACGAGTGCAGTCCAAGTATGACTGGTTTGAGGGGGATCCCTCATCTCTGAGACAAATGTCAGAACACCGCCATCGCAACCTCAAGAGTGTGAAGATCAGCAGTTTCTGCCCCCAAAAAAGCATGGTTGAGCTAGCACGTCATATTCTTGAGAATGCAACATCGCTCGAGTGCTTTACATTGGACACCACTCCTGCTAGTTACCGATGTTCTGGCGATATACTGGACAGGAAATGCCCTCCACTGGAAACTGAATGTATAAGGGATGCACATAAATCACTCTTGGCTGTGAGAGCATACATCGACGGGAAAGTTCCCTCTACAGTCAAGTTAACCCTACCAGGGCCTTGCAACCGGTGTTATGCTCTGTGA